AAAGGTTTGGTTTTAAAAGATTAATATCTGATAGTGGAAGCATCTTAAACGGAGTTTTGATAAACGAAGGCATCCCGTCAAAGTTAAGCCTTCTGATATATCCTGAAATTGCCGGAGAAAATTATAGAAAACTCTTTGAAAATGTGACAGTTTCTA
The genomic region above belongs to Methanomicrobium antiquum and contains:
- a CDS encoding dihydrofolate reductase family protein → MTLIDFKTALVKLGERFGFKRLISDSGSILNGVLINEGIPSKLSLLIYPEIAGENYRKLFENVTVSMEFELLKTECKENGIIHCLYSVQKQKN